From a region of the Clupea harengus chromosome 9, Ch_v2.0.2, whole genome shotgun sequence genome:
- the ompa gene encoding olfactory marker protein a — translation MVSELELAFVEDLQLTKIMRLRAQSLQQKSQKRQDGERLLLPYEGVYRLDFSTQDLTFCNWSVSMKGPGRLSVTGISQLWTPDLTNLMTRQLMEPTGQFWRSAGDPDESPLKCLEADIQEFGERIAELAKVRKTMYFLLAFKEGAQKANISCSVIFKPNSG, via the coding sequence atggtCTCGGAGTTGGAGCTGGCCTTTGTGGAGGACCTGCAGCTGACGAAGATAATGCGCCTGCGGGCGCAGTCGCTGCAGCAGAAGAGCCAGAAGAGGCAGGATGGCGAGCGCCTGCTGCTGCCCTACGAGGGCGTCTACCGTCTGGACTTCTCTACGCAGGACCTCACCTTCTGCAACTGGAGCGTAAGCATGAAGGGCCCTGGGCGCCTGTCGGTCACCGGCATCTCGCAGCTGTGGACGCCGGACCTGACCAACCTGATGACGCGGCAGCTGATGGAGCCCACCGGCCAGTTCTGGCGCTCGGCCGGGGACCCCGACGAGTCGCCGCTCAAGTGCCTGGAGGCCGACATCCAGGAGTTCGGGGAGCGGATAGCCGAGCTGGCCAAGGTGCGCAAGACGATGTACTTTCTGCTCGCTTTCAAGGAGGGTGCCCAGAAGGCCAACATCAGCTGCTCTGTGATCTTCAAGCCCAACTCAGGTTAG